A window of the Sporosarcina sp. FSL K6-2383 genome harbors these coding sequences:
- a CDS encoding GbsR/MarR family transcriptional regulator, translating to MNGKERLEKTRERIIESIAQNIHLYGLTPSSGRQFATMFFHNEPLTLDDMTEELGMSKTSMSTSVRALSDLKLVERAWKKGVRKDLYQVTDDWYQSFIDLFSIKWRKSVNQHSVAIRRSLVELEELVMDSSVSDEVKELAHIDIEKLQYMRDYYEWLDRLVDAFEDHDIFNLVPIKKP from the coding sequence ATGAACGGTAAAGAAAGACTTGAAAAAACGCGTGAACGGATTATTGAATCTATCGCACAAAATATACATCTTTATGGTCTGACACCTTCTTCAGGAAGGCAGTTTGCCACTATGTTTTTTCATAATGAGCCGTTGACATTAGATGATATGACGGAAGAACTTGGAATGAGTAAAACAAGCATGAGCACTTCTGTACGGGCATTATCCGATTTAAAATTAGTTGAACGGGCTTGGAAAAAAGGAGTTCGGAAAGATCTCTATCAGGTGACCGATGATTGGTATCAAAGCTTTATTGATTTATTTTCAATTAAATGGAGAAAATCGGTTAACCAGCATTCAGTCGCAATTAGAAGATCGTTAGTAGAGCTAGAAGAATTAGTCATGGACTCATCTGTTAGTGATGAAGTAAAAGAACTAGCCCATATAGATATTGAAAAATTACAATATATGCGTGATTACTATGAATGGCTCGATCGACTAGTTGATGCCTTCGAGGACCATGATATTTTCAATCTCGTACCGATTAAAAAACCATAA
- a CDS encoding DUF2087 domain-containing protein: protein MNKIEGFSVEVMEMGYMEENRYYCCLFCDERVAKGVIYPVGEVLFEDWRFMEHHIEEVHGTIFERLLEGGRESTGLSDQQTKLLSFIYAGKSDKEIQQELQIGSLSTVRNHRFALRKKEKQARTLVAAMNLLNQQQKLVVSEPISQKLIEKSFKPPVELERYFSKEDGRLISYQLKEYERDLLVAHVALLFRPGKVYAEKEVNTILVDIFEDYMLLRRELVDRGLLTRNSEGSKYHLGPNLKDGEDREMDFKKEMKLKAKEEKPSYGIFQIKNLTNGKVFVGSTPNFKTLNGLKFSLNNGVSTLKDLQADWDFYGKEQFEFVELEAVDEKDWQGVNKKKILEQLLDKWLEKLQPFGDNGYNGVKKES, encoded by the coding sequence GTGAATAAAATAGAAGGTTTTTCTGTAGAAGTAATGGAAATGGGGTATATGGAAGAAAATCGTTATTATTGTTGTTTGTTTTGTGATGAAAGGGTTGCAAAAGGGGTTATTTACCCTGTAGGAGAGGTGCTTTTTGAAGACTGGCGCTTTATGGAGCATCATATCGAGGAAGTACATGGTACTATTTTTGAACGTCTGCTCGAAGGTGGGCGGGAGAGCACAGGATTATCTGACCAACAAACGAAACTGCTTTCTTTTATTTATGCTGGGAAGTCAGATAAGGAAATTCAGCAAGAACTACAAATCGGTAGCCTGTCGACCGTTCGCAATCATCGCTTTGCGTTGCGGAAAAAAGAGAAGCAAGCTAGAACGCTTGTCGCTGCTATGAATTTATTGAACCAGCAGCAAAAATTAGTAGTGAGTGAACCGATAAGTCAGAAATTAATCGAGAAATCATTTAAACCGCCTGTAGAATTGGAACGTTATTTTTCCAAGGAAGATGGACGTTTGATATCGTACCAGTTAAAAGAGTACGAAAGAGATCTGCTAGTGGCGCATGTAGCGTTGCTGTTTAGACCTGGAAAGGTGTATGCCGAAAAAGAAGTCAACACAATATTGGTGGATATATTTGAGGATTATATGCTGTTACGGCGAGAGTTAGTTGATCGGGGCTTGTTGACGCGTAATAGTGAGGGCAGTAAGTATCACCTGGGGCCCAATTTAAAAGATGGAGAGGATCGCGAAATGGATTTTAAAAAAGAAATGAAACTGAAGGCGAAAGAAGAGAAACCGAGTTATGGAATTTTTCAAATCAAGAATTTGACCAATGGAAAAGTATTTGTCGGTTCTACACCAAATTTTAAAACGTTGAACGGATTGAAATTTAGTTTAAATAATGGTGTCAGTACGCTGAAGGATCTTCAAGCTGATTGGGATTTTTACGGAAAAGAACAGTTTGAATTTGTAGAATTGGAAGCGGTTGATGAAAAGGATTGGCAAGGGGTCAATAAAAAGAAAATCCTTGAGCAGCTGTTGGATAAATGGCTAGAAAAATTACAGCCATTTGGAGATAACGGCTATAACGGTGTGAAAAAAGAGTCGTGA
- a CDS encoding OsmC family protein — protein sequence MAEHHFHLTANWPGLRNDVGTIEAGNLITEVSIPPEMDGPGIGTNPDEMLLGAAATCYIITLAAMMERSKLDKEALTMESVGVVDVTNGVITYKKIIHKPLIVLKSDATEKDEALAQRLAEKAETSCMISRAIKGNVAVELEVLVSK from the coding sequence ATGGCAGAGCACCATTTTCATTTAACAGCAAACTGGCCAGGCTTGCGGAATGATGTAGGAACAATTGAAGCGGGAAATTTAATAACAGAAGTGTCAATCCCACCTGAAATGGATGGCCCAGGGATTGGTACAAACCCTGATGAAATGCTGTTAGGCGCGGCGGCCACTTGTTATATCATTACGCTAGCAGCGATGATGGAACGCAGTAAGCTAGACAAGGAAGCTTTGACGATGGAGTCTGTAGGTGTTGTTGATGTGACGAATGGTGTCATTACCTACAAGAAAATTATCCATAAACCGCTTATTGTGTTGAAATCGGATGCAACAGAAAAAGATGAAGCACTTGCGCAAAGATTAGCTGAAAAAGCAGAAACCTCCTGCATGATTAGTCGAGCTATTAAGGGGAATGTTGCAGTTGAGCTGGAAGTGTTAGTGAGTAAATAA
- a CDS encoding S-ribosylhomocysteine lyase has protein sequence MVKMNVESFNLDHTKVAAPFVRLAGTKQGNHGDVVYKYDIRFKQPNKEHMEMPALHSIEHLMAENIRNHSDQVVDLSPMGCQTGFYLSVINHDDYEDILIILEKTLQNVVIATEVPACNEVQCGWAASHSLEGAQQLAQEMLAKKDEWRQVFSK, from the coding sequence ATGGTGAAGATGAATGTTGAAAGTTTTAATCTAGATCATACGAAGGTTGCTGCGCCGTTTGTTCGTTTAGCAGGTACAAAACAAGGTAATCATGGTGATGTTGTCTATAAATATGATATTCGTTTTAAACAACCGAACAAAGAGCATATGGAGATGCCTGCTTTGCATTCAATTGAGCATTTAATGGCAGAAAATATCCGTAATCATTCTGACCAAGTAGTCGACTTGAGTCCAATGGGCTGTCAAACCGGTTTTTATTTATCTGTCATCAACCATGATGATTACGAGGATATCTTGATTATTTTAGAAAAGACATTGCAGAATGTTGTTATCGCGACGGAAGTTCCAGCCTGTAATGAAGTACAGTGCGGATGGGCGGCAAGTCATAGCCTAGAAGGTGCACAACAGCTTGCGCAAGAGATGCTTGCGAAAAAGGATGAGTGGCGTCAGGTGTTTTCGAAATAG
- a CDS encoding FixH family protein has product MKQKSWIFIVGLVLAMMAACGNEKPKDTAVDEVPQPIIVDLTVTEEVEVNGTVDMAAVVTQGDEAVEDADEVLFEIWEEGKKEDSVKMESINEKDGLYTAETAFDHDGVFHIQVHVTARGLHTMPMKKVIVGSGAQDAEGHDSEEHHGEGHHDGHAEGFSMHFVEPEHVKEEVETDLVVHLQIDGTPLEKARVRYEIWNEENPDKHDWIDATESEAGEYAYTYAFTQAGTYSVQIHVEDDKDLHEHEVYTIIVE; this is encoded by the coding sequence ATGAAACAAAAATCATGGATATTTATAGTAGGGCTAGTGCTGGCGATGATGGCAGCATGTGGCAATGAGAAACCAAAGGATACTGCTGTTGATGAGGTGCCGCAACCAATTATTGTGGATTTGACGGTGACAGAAGAAGTTGAAGTGAATGGAACTGTGGACATGGCGGCAGTTGTGACACAAGGTGATGAAGCAGTAGAAGATGCAGATGAAGTTCTGTTTGAAATTTGGGAAGAAGGCAAGAAAGAAGACAGTGTGAAGATGGAATCTATCAATGAAAAAGACGGTTTATATACAGCTGAAACAGCTTTCGATCATGACGGCGTATTCCATATTCAAGTACATGTAACGGCAAGAGGTTTGCATACGATGCCGATGAAAAAAGTGATTGTCGGTAGCGGTGCGCAGGATGCGGAAGGGCATGACAGCGAAGAGCATCACGGTGAAGGTCATCATGATGGACACGCAGAAGGATTTTCAATGCATTTCGTTGAGCCAGAGCATGTAAAAGAGGAGGTAGAGACAGATCTCGTTGTTCATCTCCAAATAGATGGAACACCGTTGGAAAAAGCAAGGGTGCGCTATGAAATCTGGAATGAAGAAAATCCTGATAAACATGATTGGATTGACGCTACCGAATCTGAAGCAGGTGAATATGCATATACATATGCATTTACACAAGCGGGAACGTACAGCGTACAAATTCACGTTGAAGATGACAAAGACTTGCACGAGCATGAAGTGTATACAATTATAGTTGAATAA
- a CDS encoding response regulator transcription factor, translating into MNKSTIMIIDDEEQMRQLIRTLLEKEGYTVVEATDGVHALFLIDKTAPQLLIVDVMMPYMDGFTFAREVKRSSNVPLIFLSAKGEEWDKVQGLKLGGDDYIVKPFLPDELLARVESVLRRSYQNKPLADILKVGPIIVDTDAHTVTLNGTQLSLTPKEFGMLHLLVKNKGRVYTREQLLQLIWGEDHQSSARTVDTHIKTLRLKMGDEGDLIETVWGLGYKFEV; encoded by the coding sequence ATGAATAAATCAACGATTATGATTATAGACGATGAAGAACAAATGAGACAATTAATCCGTACTTTGTTGGAAAAAGAAGGCTACACCGTTGTCGAAGCGACAGATGGTGTACACGCGCTGTTTTTAATCGATAAAACAGCTCCCCAATTATTAATTGTCGATGTGATGATGCCCTATATGGACGGCTTTACCTTTGCACGTGAAGTGAAGCGTAGCTCTAACGTTCCATTGATTTTTTTATCTGCAAAAGGGGAGGAATGGGACAAAGTACAAGGCTTGAAGCTTGGTGGAGATGATTATATTGTCAAACCTTTCTTACCTGACGAGTTGCTAGCAAGGGTCGAGTCTGTGTTAAGACGCTCGTATCAAAATAAACCCCTAGCTGATATTTTGAAGGTCGGACCTATTATTGTCGACACTGATGCACACACAGTGACCCTGAACGGGACACAACTATCCTTAACACCAAAGGAATTTGGTATGCTTCATTTACTTGTGAAGAACAAAGGGCGCGTTTATACGCGTGAACAGCTACTTCAGTTGATTTGGGGTGAGGATCACCAGAGCAGCGCACGGACTGTCGATACGCATATCAAGACGTTACGCCTTAAAATGGGCGATGAAGGCGATCTGATTGAAACCGTTTGGGGTCTCGGCTATAAATTCGAGGTGTGA